The Paraburkholderia sp. ZP32-5 genome includes a window with the following:
- the glpK gene encoding glycerol kinase GlpK, whose protein sequence is MQKQYILALDQGTTSSRAMLFDRLGNVVSTAQKEFRQIYPQPGWVEHDPREIWSTQAGVAAEAVTRAGMNGASIAAIGITNQRETTIVWDRETGLPIYNAIVWQDRRTADFCDELKAQGLEAKVRAKTGLPIDSYFSATKIRWILDNVEGAREKARQGRLAFGTVDSWLVWNFTQGGLHVTDVTNASRTMLFNIHTLEWDDELLAALDIPRSMLPQVRPSSDVYGSTVTTVFASKIPLAGIAGDQQAALFGQMCTTSGMVKNTYGTGCFLVMNTGDKPIESNNNLVTTIAWQIGERIDYGLEGSIFIGGAVVQWLRDGLGIIRNAAEIETLARGVPHSDGVYLVPAFAGLGAPHWNPHARGTLFGVTRGTSAAHIARAALDSIAYQSLDVLKAMEADSGIRIGELRVDGGACANNLLMQFQADILGVDAVRPRIAETTALGAAYLAGLAVGYWKDIDELQSQWKLERRFTPALPHAEVKTCLDGWQRAVRAAKAWADTH, encoded by the coding sequence ATGCAGAAGCAGTACATCCTCGCGCTCGACCAGGGCACCACCAGCTCGCGCGCGATGCTGTTCGACCGGCTCGGCAACGTCGTGTCGACCGCGCAAAAAGAATTCCGGCAGATTTATCCGCAGCCCGGCTGGGTCGAGCACGATCCGCGCGAGATCTGGTCCACCCAGGCCGGCGTCGCCGCGGAGGCCGTCACGCGCGCGGGCATGAACGGCGCGTCGATCGCCGCGATCGGTATCACCAATCAACGCGAAACCACGATCGTGTGGGATCGCGAGACCGGCCTGCCGATCTACAACGCGATCGTCTGGCAGGATCGCCGCACCGCCGACTTCTGCGACGAGCTCAAGGCGCAAGGACTCGAAGCCAAAGTGCGCGCGAAAACCGGCCTGCCGATCGATTCGTATTTCTCCGCGACCAAGATCCGCTGGATTCTCGACAACGTCGAAGGCGCGCGCGAAAAAGCGCGTCAGGGTCGTCTCGCATTCGGCACGGTCGACAGCTGGCTCGTGTGGAATTTCACCCAGGGCGGCCTGCATGTGACCGACGTGACCAACGCGTCGCGCACGATGCTGTTCAACATCCACACGCTCGAATGGGACGACGAACTGCTCGCCGCGCTCGACATTCCGCGCAGCATGCTGCCGCAGGTGCGGCCTTCGTCCGACGTGTACGGCTCGACCGTGACCACGGTGTTCGCCTCGAAGATTCCGCTCGCGGGCATCGCCGGCGATCAGCAGGCCGCGTTGTTCGGCCAGATGTGCACGACATCCGGCATGGTCAAAAACACCTACGGCACCGGCTGTTTTCTGGTGATGAACACCGGCGACAAGCCGATCGAATCGAACAACAACCTCGTCACGACGATTGCCTGGCAGATCGGCGAGCGGATCGACTACGGGCTCGAAGGCAGCATCTTCATCGGCGGTGCGGTGGTGCAGTGGCTGCGCGACGGGCTCGGCATCATCAGAAACGCGGCCGAGATCGAAACGCTCGCGCGCGGCGTGCCGCATAGCGATGGCGTGTATCTGGTGCCGGCCTTCGCGGGCCTTGGCGCACCGCACTGGAATCCGCACGCGCGCGGCACGCTGTTCGGCGTCACGCGCGGCACGAGCGCGGCGCACATCGCCCGCGCCGCGCTCGACTCGATCGCGTATCAATCGCTGGACGTGCTGAAGGCGATGGAAGCCGACTCGGGCATTCGCATCGGCGAGCTGCGGGTGGATGGCGGCGCCTGCGCGAACAATCTGCTGATGCAGTTCCAGGCGGACATTCTCGGCGTCGACGCCGTGCGGCCGCGGATCGCGGAAACGACCGCGCTCGGCGCGGCCTATCTCGCCGGTCTCGCGGTCGGCTACTGGAAGGACATCGACGAACTGCAGAGCCAGTGGAAGCTCGAGCGCCGCTTCACGCCCGCGCTGCCGCACGCCGAAGTCAAGACATGCCTCGACGGATGGCAGCGCGCGGTCCGCGCCGCGAAGGCCTGGGCCGATACCCACTGA
- a CDS encoding MIP/aquaporin family protein produces the protein MSPYIAEFVGTALVVLLGNGAVANVLLARTKGKGADLIVIVMGWAMAVFIAVYVTASYSGAHLNPVVTVSLALAGKFAWSKVPGYVAAQMLGGMAGALLMWAAYRQHFVKESDADVKLGVFCTSPAIRSVPHNLLTETIATFVLILGVLYLATPQVGLGALDALPVALLVLGIGISLGGPTGYAMSPARDLSPRLMHALLPIPGKRDSDWRYAWIPVCGPLLGGAAAASLYLHLSQL, from the coding sequence ATGTCTCCGTACATCGCAGAATTCGTCGGCACGGCGCTCGTCGTGCTGCTCGGCAACGGCGCCGTTGCCAATGTGCTGCTGGCGCGCACCAAGGGCAAAGGCGCCGACCTGATCGTGATCGTCATGGGCTGGGCGATGGCCGTGTTCATCGCGGTGTATGTGACCGCGTCGTATAGCGGTGCGCATCTGAATCCGGTCGTGACGGTCAGTCTCGCGCTCGCCGGCAAGTTCGCGTGGTCAAAGGTGCCCGGCTACGTGGCCGCGCAAATGCTCGGCGGCATGGCCGGCGCGCTGCTGATGTGGGCCGCCTATCGCCAGCATTTCGTCAAGGAAAGCGACGCCGACGTGAAGCTCGGCGTGTTCTGCACGTCGCCCGCGATTCGCAGCGTGCCGCACAATCTGCTGACCGAGACGATCGCAACCTTCGTACTGATTCTCGGCGTGCTGTATCTGGCGACGCCTCAAGTGGGCCTCGGCGCGCTCGATGCGTTGCCGGTCGCGCTGCTCGTACTCGGCATCGGCATCTCGCTCGGCGGGCCCACCGGCTACGCGATGAGCCCCGCGCGCGATCTGTCGCCGCGGCTGATGCACGCGCTGCTGCCGATTCCGGGCAAGCGCGACAGCGACTGGCGCTACGCGTGGATTCCGGTCTGCGGTCCGCTGCTCGGCGGCGCCGCGGCGGCCAGTCTGTACCTGCACTTGTCCCAGCTCTGA
- a CDS encoding HAD family hydrolase: MIDHLICDCDGVLVDSEVIADRVMLETLTATFPGLDFTAIVKTAFGQQTSRFLASIEKQFDITLPVDFFDTIEHNVELELAASLSPVNGVRDALQRVTLPAAVVSNSRMTRVTASVRRAGLQQIFGERIFSAQQVARPKPYPDVYLFAAQTLGVEPARCLVVEDSVAGLNAARAAGMKTIAFVGASHIPDGYADALRGMGMTRIMQHMDELPGLVEAGVRGEFGDVQS; the protein is encoded by the coding sequence ATGATCGACCACCTCATCTGTGACTGCGACGGCGTGCTCGTCGACAGCGAAGTCATCGCCGATCGCGTGATGCTGGAAACGCTGACGGCCACCTTCCCCGGCCTCGATTTCACCGCCATCGTCAAAACCGCGTTCGGCCAGCAAACCTCGCGCTTTCTCGCCAGCATCGAGAAACAGTTCGACATCACGTTGCCCGTCGATTTCTTCGACACGATCGAACACAACGTCGAGCTCGAACTCGCCGCGTCGCTGAGTCCGGTCAACGGCGTGCGCGACGCGCTGCAACGCGTGACGCTGCCCGCCGCGGTCGTCTCGAACAGCCGCATGACGCGCGTCACCGCATCGGTGCGGCGCGCCGGCTTACAGCAGATTTTCGGCGAGCGGATTTTCAGCGCCCAGCAGGTTGCGCGGCCGAAGCCCTATCCCGATGTGTACCTGTTCGCGGCGCAGACGCTCGGCGTCGAGCCGGCGCGCTGCCTCGTCGTCGAGGACAGTGTCGCGGGATTGAACGCGGCGCGCGCGGCGGGCATGAAGACGATCGCCTTCGTCGGCGCGAGCCATATCCCGGACGGCTACGCGGATGCGCTGCGCGGCATGGGCATGACGCGCATCATGCAGCACATGGACGAATTGCCCGGCCTCGTCGAGGCGGGCGTGCGAGGAGAGTTCGGCGACGTGCAGTCGTAG
- a CDS encoding helix-turn-helix domain-containing protein, with amino-acid sequence MYSPLALVRDPSADADPDAVARPAEPFDALEQLVGVNLARLRAERQLSLDALARASGVSRAMLAQIESARSVPSIKVLCKVAAALKVSVAAFLRRHATNGFEHLPAERSARVVSANGRYSARPLYPDDEPAAAEFHELRIAPLHTETGIRRAPGTTVNLVVSDGTLEVSVHDQRQLLATGDAIVFDADQPHSLRNPGDTEARAFRVTLRAETPPRWEVPAAPGARDDAGSDRAPA; translated from the coding sequence ATGTATTCTCCGCTCGCGCTGGTTCGCGACCCCTCGGCCGATGCCGATCCTGACGCGGTGGCGCGTCCGGCCGAACCCTTCGATGCGCTCGAACAACTGGTCGGTGTGAACCTGGCCCGGCTGCGCGCCGAACGGCAGTTGTCGCTCGACGCGCTGGCTCGCGCGTCCGGCGTATCGCGCGCGATGCTCGCGCAGATCGAATCGGCGCGCAGCGTGCCGTCGATCAAGGTGCTGTGCAAGGTGGCCGCGGCGCTGAAGGTATCGGTGGCGGCGTTTTTGCGGCGTCACGCGACCAACGGTTTCGAGCATTTGCCGGCCGAGCGTTCGGCGCGCGTCGTCAGCGCGAACGGACGCTATTCGGCGCGGCCGCTTTATCCCGACGACGAACCGGCCGCCGCCGAGTTTCACGAGCTGCGGATCGCGCCGCTGCACACCGAGACGGGCATCCGCCGCGCGCCGGGCACGACGGTGAATCTGGTGGTCAGCGACGGCACGCTCGAAGTCAGCGTGCACGATCAGCGTCAGTTGCTCGCCACCGGCGACGCGATCGTGTTCGACGCCGATCAGCCGCATAGTCTGCGCAATCCCGGCGACACCGAAGCGCGAGCGTTTCGCGTGACGCTGCGGGCCGAGACGCCGCCGCGCTGGGAGGTGCCGGCGGCGCCCGGCGCGCGCGACGATGCCGGGAGCGACAGAGCGCCGGCATGA
- a CDS encoding MFS transporter, whose amino-acid sequence MQNPASTSTSASPHISPAPLSKAVVRRIVFSSSVGNALEWFDFLVYGYFATIIAKQFFPMHDEWLSTLLAIATFGISFLMRPLGAIVLGIYGDRKGRKAALTLAIALMMIGTFTMAVMPPFSSIGLAAPLLVLVARLIQGFAVGGEFGSATAFMVEHSASRRGYYASWQFASQGLAAITAAAFGSLLTAWLPAEHLNSWGWRVPFVFGLLVGPVGYYIRSHLDETPEFLAMREERAAREAAGEHRAVDESKDASFSNQWVNLVLAIGIVAQSTVGVYVLQLYMPLYAVKQLHMAAAASFGVVVLNGGMQFIFSPIMGALSDRIGRIRIMLTTSILMGVLIYPMFAWLQTHPTIGWLLLLQGIAGLFKAAYSGPMPALMSEIFPTQVRSTGLSIGYSIGVTLFGGFAPTIVETFIHLTGDKLAPSYYVLLAAVLSGISLVIVAVRMRRVRITQGSAQAA is encoded by the coding sequence ATGCAAAATCCCGCGTCGACATCGACGAGTGCTTCCCCTCATATCTCGCCCGCGCCGCTTTCCAAAGCGGTGGTGCGGCGGATTGTTTTTTCGTCGTCGGTCGGTAACGCGCTCGAGTGGTTCGACTTTCTGGTCTACGGCTACTTCGCAACGATCATCGCGAAACAGTTCTTCCCGATGCACGACGAGTGGCTGTCGACGCTGCTCGCCATCGCCACCTTCGGCATCTCGTTCCTGATGCGCCCGCTCGGCGCGATCGTGCTGGGCATCTACGGCGACCGCAAGGGCCGCAAAGCCGCGCTGACGCTCGCGATCGCGCTGATGATGATCGGCACCTTCACGATGGCGGTGATGCCGCCGTTTTCGTCGATCGGCCTCGCGGCGCCGCTGCTGGTGCTGGTTGCACGGCTGATTCAGGGCTTCGCGGTGGGCGGCGAATTTGGCAGCGCGACCGCGTTCATGGTCGAACACAGCGCGTCGCGTCGCGGCTATTACGCGAGCTGGCAGTTTGCGAGCCAGGGTCTCGCGGCGATCACCGCGGCGGCCTTCGGTTCGCTGCTGACCGCCTGGCTGCCCGCCGAGCACCTGAATAGCTGGGGCTGGCGCGTGCCGTTCGTGTTCGGTCTGCTGGTCGGCCCGGTCGGCTATTACATCCGTTCGCATCTGGACGAAACTCCGGAATTCCTCGCGATGCGCGAGGAACGCGCGGCCCGCGAGGCGGCCGGCGAGCACAGGGCCGTGGACGAATCGAAGGATGCGTCGTTCTCGAATCAGTGGGTCAACCTGGTGCTCGCGATCGGTATCGTCGCGCAGTCGACGGTCGGCGTGTACGTGCTGCAGCTCTACATGCCGCTCTACGCGGTCAAGCAGTTGCATATGGCCGCCGCCGCGTCGTTCGGCGTGGTGGTGCTCAACGGCGGCATGCAGTTCATCTTCTCGCCGATCATGGGCGCGCTGTCCGATCGCATCGGCCGTATTCGCATCATGCTGACGACGTCGATCCTGATGGGCGTGCTGATCTATCCGATGTTCGCGTGGCTGCAAACGCATCCGACGATCGGCTGGCTGCTGCTGTTGCAAGGCATCGCCGGCCTGTTCAAGGCGGCCTACTCGGGGCCGATGCCGGCGCTGATGTCGGAAATCTTCCCGACCCAGGTGCGCTCGACCGGTCTTTCGATCGGCTACAGCATCGGCGTGACGCTGTTTGGCGGCTTTGCGCCGACCATCGTCGAAACTTTCATCCATCTGACCGGCGACAAGCTCGCGCCGAGTTATTACGTGCTGCTTGCAGCGGTGTTGTCGGGCATCTCGCTCGTCATCGTTGCGGTGCGCATGCGCCGCGTGCGTATCACGCAAGGCAGTGCGCAGGCCGCCTGA
- the glpD gene encoding glycerol-3-phosphate dehydrogenase, which translates to MQGSKYDLLVIGGGINGAGIARDAAGRGLSVLLCEQDDLAAHTSSASTKLIHGGLRYLEYNEFGLVRKALRERETLLRAAPHIIRPLRFVMPHMPDLRPAWMIRAGLFLYDHLARRELLPGSRGIVMRQHAAGAPLVDSIKRGFVYSDGWVDDARLVVLNALDAQEHGATILTRTKLVNAVRASGEWRAQLRRADGSTLDVRAAAIANAAGPWVGELLKGALGRPASHSVRLVKGSHIVTRRLFEHDHAYIFQNPDKRIIFAIPYEHDYTLIGTTDLEYGGDPSQVAIDASETQYLCDSINRYFKQKISPADVRWTYSGVRPLLEDENADNPSALTRDYSLELDAPAGEAPLLSVFGGKITTFRKLAEQAVDTLAEALQRNAPVWTVGAPLPGGDIAHANFERFLAEFHRQHAWLPAALAHRLARAYGTRAHRVIGNARSLAELGREFAPGLYEAELSYLCNTEWARSAQDVLWRRSKLGLHVEPGTLEQVARDIDIWIAHASARDKARNEVAN; encoded by the coding sequence ATGCAAGGCTCGAAATACGATTTGCTCGTTATCGGCGGTGGGATCAACGGCGCCGGCATCGCTCGCGACGCCGCCGGCCGCGGCCTGTCGGTGCTGCTGTGCGAGCAGGACGATCTGGCGGCGCATACGTCGTCGGCGAGCACCAAGCTGATCCACGGCGGACTGCGCTACCTCGAATACAACGAGTTCGGGCTCGTGCGCAAAGCACTGCGGGAGCGCGAAACGCTGCTGCGCGCCGCCCCGCACATCATCCGGCCGCTGCGCTTCGTGATGCCGCACATGCCCGATCTGCGTCCCGCCTGGATGATCCGCGCCGGCCTGTTCCTCTACGACCATCTGGCGCGCCGCGAACTGCTGCCGGGTTCGCGCGGCATCGTGATGAGGCAGCACGCGGCCGGCGCGCCGCTCGTCGATTCGATCAAGCGTGGCTTCGTCTATTCGGACGGCTGGGTCGACGACGCGCGCCTCGTCGTGTTGAACGCGCTCGACGCGCAAGAGCATGGCGCCACGATCCTCACGCGCACGAAGCTCGTCAACGCGGTACGCGCCAGCGGCGAATGGCGTGCGCAATTGCGCCGCGCGGACGGCTCGACGCTCGACGTGCGTGCCGCGGCCATCGCGAACGCGGCGGGCCCATGGGTCGGCGAACTGCTGAAGGGCGCGCTCGGCCGGCCGGCGTCGCACAGCGTGCGGCTCGTCAAGGGCAGCCACATCGTCACGCGGCGCCTGTTCGAGCACGACCACGCATATATCTTTCAGAACCCGGACAAGCGGATCATCTTCGCGATCCCGTACGAGCACGATTACACGCTGATCGGCACGACCGATCTCGAATACGGCGGCGACCCGTCGCAGGTCGCGATCGACGCAAGCGAAACGCAGTATCTGTGCGATTCGATCAACCGCTACTTCAAGCAGAAAATCTCGCCGGCCGACGTGCGCTGGACCTACTCCGGCGTGCGCCCGCTGCTGGAGGACGAGAACGCGGACAATCCGTCGGCGCTCACGCGCGACTACTCGCTCGAACTCGACGCGCCGGCCGGCGAAGCGCCGCTGCTGTCGGTGTTCGGCGGCAAGATCACGACGTTTCGCAAGCTCGCCGAGCAGGCGGTCGATACGCTCGCCGAAGCGCTGCAACGCAACGCGCCCGTGTGGACTGTCGGCGCGCCGTTGCCCGGCGGCGATATCGCGCACGCGAACTTCGAGCGCTTCCTCGCTGAATTCCACCGGCAGCATGCGTGGCTGCCAGCCGCGCTCGCGCATCGGCTGGCTCGGGCGTACGGCACGCGCGCGCATCGCGTGATCGGCAATGCACGCTCGCTCGCCGAGCTTGGCCGCGAGTTCGCGCCAGGCCTTTACGAAGCCGAGCTGAGCTATCTGTGCAATACCGAATGGGCGCGCTCCGCGCAGGACGTGCTGTGGCGACGGTCGAAACTCGGGCTGCATGTCGAGCCAGGCACGCTCGAACAGGTCGCGCGCGACATCGATATATGGATTGCGCACGCCTCTGCGCGCGACAAGGCCCGTAACGAAGTCGCGAACTAG
- a CDS encoding DeoR/GlpR family DNA-binding transcription regulator, whose protein sequence is MTRDPRLTLNARQQELLEWVQRDGFVTVDDLASHFDVTPQTIRRDVNWLSDMNLLRRYHGGASLPTSSENVSYTARQRMFHDEKRRIAALVATHIPDQASLFINLGTTTEEVARALNRHRGLRVITNNLNVASMMSGYPDCEVLVTGGIVRPWDKGIVGELAIDFIRQFKVDFAIIGTSSIEPDGTLRDFDTREVRVAEAIIEHARTVFLAADSSKFGRPALVRQGHLEQIDALFTDAAPPADMTEALTAANCQVYIAT, encoded by the coding sequence ATGACACGAGACCCCCGCCTGACTCTCAACGCCCGGCAACAGGAATTGCTGGAGTGGGTGCAACGCGACGGCTTCGTGACCGTGGACGACCTCGCGAGCCACTTCGACGTGACGCCGCAGACGATCCGCCGCGACGTCAACTGGCTCTCCGACATGAACCTGCTGCGCCGCTATCACGGCGGCGCGAGCCTCCCGACCAGTTCCGAGAACGTCTCTTATACCGCGCGCCAGCGAATGTTCCATGACGAGAAGCGGCGTATCGCGGCGTTAGTGGCCACTCACATTCCCGATCAGGCATCGCTCTTCATCAATCTCGGCACGACGACCGAGGAAGTCGCCCGCGCGCTGAACCGCCATCGCGGATTGCGCGTGATCACCAACAATCTGAACGTCGCGAGCATGATGAGCGGCTACCCGGATTGCGAGGTGCTGGTGACGGGCGGCATCGTGCGGCCGTGGGACAAGGGGATCGTCGGCGAACTTGCGATCGATTTCATCCGCCAGTTCAAGGTCGATTTCGCGATCATCGGTACGTCGAGCATCGAACCCGACGGCACGCTGCGCGATTTCGACACCCGCGAAGTACGCGTGGCCGAAGCGATCATCGAGCACGCGCGCACCGTGTTTCTCGCCGCCGATAGCTCCAAATTCGGCCGACCGGCGCTGGTTCGCCAGGGGCATCTGGAACAGATCGACGCGCTTTTCACCGACGCCGCGCCGCCGGCTGACATGACCGAGGCGCTCACTGCCGCGAACTGCCAGGTCTATATCGCCACCTGA
- the ggt gene encoding gamma-glutamyltransferase — protein MTRFNWQNPYPTQRLPVFARNIVSTSHPLAAQAGLRMLWKGGNAVDAAIAAAAAITVVEPVSCGLGGDAFALVWDGKKLHGLNASGVSPAAWNVDYFKRKYGEENGLAKQPKRGWDAVTVPGVIAGWEALHQKFGKLPFADLMEPAIEIAERGHAVASIVAYKWAAAIPELKDQPGFAQTFMPHGRAPEVSELVRFPGHAKTLRKLAEQGPRAFYEGEIAERIAAFAREGGGAMTADDLRNYRADWVEPIGKDYRGYTVHEIPPNGQGIAALAALGILEKFDVQSLKVDSVESQHLQIEAMKLAFADLYRYVADPRSMEVTPEQMLDDAYLTSRAKLIDPKRATHFDFGMPKAGGTIYMSAADENGMMVSFIQSNYMGFGSGIVVPDSGISLQNRGCGFSMDPKSPNVVEGGKRPFHTIIPAFLTQQVNGQQEAVMSFGVMGGDMQPQGHLQTVVRMLDYGQQPQAACDAPRWKVNRDFTVDIESTLDPQTTEGLKKLGHTIKSVDDPYMDFGSGQFIWKLDRNEPERGYVAASDSRRDGLAAGF, from the coding sequence ATGACTCGCTTCAACTGGCAAAACCCCTATCCGACACAGCGTCTGCCCGTATTCGCACGCAACATCGTTTCGACGTCGCATCCGCTCGCCGCGCAGGCCGGGCTGCGCATGCTGTGGAAAGGCGGCAATGCCGTCGATGCGGCGATCGCGGCGGCCGCTGCGATCACGGTCGTCGAGCCGGTGTCGTGCGGTCTTGGCGGCGATGCGTTCGCGCTCGTATGGGACGGCAAGAAGCTGCATGGCCTGAACGCGTCGGGCGTGTCGCCGGCCGCGTGGAACGTCGATTACTTCAAGCGCAAATACGGCGAGGAAAACGGCCTCGCTAAACAGCCCAAGCGCGGCTGGGATGCGGTCACGGTGCCGGGCGTGATCGCCGGCTGGGAAGCGCTGCATCAGAAGTTCGGCAAGCTGCCGTTCGCCGACCTGATGGAGCCGGCCATCGAGATCGCCGAGCGCGGTCACGCGGTGGCGAGCATCGTCGCTTACAAGTGGGCGGCCGCGATCCCCGAACTGAAGGATCAGCCGGGCTTCGCGCAGACCTTCATGCCGCACGGCCGCGCGCCGGAAGTAAGCGAACTGGTGCGTTTCCCCGGTCACGCAAAGACGTTGCGCAAGCTCGCCGAGCAAGGCCCGCGCGCCTTTTACGAAGGCGAAATCGCCGAGCGGATCGCCGCGTTCGCGCGTGAAGGCGGCGGCGCGATGACCGCCGACGATCTGCGCAACTATCGCGCGGACTGGGTCGAGCCTATCGGCAAGGACTATCGCGGCTACACCGTGCATGAGATTCCGCCGAACGGCCAGGGCATCGCGGCGCTGGCGGCGCTGGGCATCCTCGAAAAATTCGACGTGCAGTCGTTGAAGGTCGATAGCGTCGAGTCGCAGCATCTGCAGATCGAAGCGATGAAACTCGCGTTTGCCGATCTGTATCGCTACGTCGCGGATCCGCGTTCGATGGAGGTCACGCCCGAGCAGATGCTCGACGACGCGTATCTGACATCGCGCGCGAAGCTGATCGATCCGAAGCGCGCGACGCATTTCGACTTCGGCATGCCGAAGGCGGGCGGCACGATCTACATGTCGGCGGCCGACGAGAACGGCATGATGGTGAGCTTCATCCAGTCGAACTACATGGGCTTCGGCTCGGGCATCGTGGTGCCGGACAGCGGCATCTCGCTGCAGAACCGCGGCTGCGGCTTCTCGATGGATCCGAAGTCGCCGAACGTCGTGGAAGGCGGCAAGCGGCCGTTCCACACGATCATCCCGGCGTTCCTCACGCAGCAGGTGAATGGCCAGCAGGAAGCGGTGATGAGCTTCGGCGTGATGGGCGGCGACATGCAGCCGCAGGGCCATCTGCAAACGGTGGTGCGGATGCTCGATTACGGCCAGCAGCCGCAAGCCGCGTGCGATGCGCCGCGCTGGAAGGTCAATCGCGACTTCACCGTCGATATCGAGTCGACGCTCGATCCGCAGACCACCGAGGGCCTGAAAAAGCTCGGCCACACGATCAAGTCGGTCGACGATCCGTACATGGACTTCGGCTCCGGCCAGTTCATCTGGAAGCTCGATCGCAACGAGCCGGAGCGTGGCTACGTCGCGGCGAGCGACAGCCGCCGCGATGGTCTTGCCGCCGGCTTCTGA
- the ribB gene encoding 3,4-dihydroxy-2-butanone-4-phosphate synthase produces the protein MSIAAFPAPSTIAEDAFADLPLLATEAVPPRIAAALQAMRDGRAVVLQDDHDRENEADLIVSAERLSVETMALLIRECSGIVCLCLPDDKIRVLELPPMAVNNESRHGTAFTVSIEARDGVTTGVSALDRVTTIRAAIADTAKPADIVRPGHVFPLRAMPGGVLARRGHTEGTVDLAILAGLKPAGVLCELMNADGTMTRGADVERFAEQHNLPMLTIAELVEFRESLARVREGAAVEA, from the coding sequence ATGTCTATTGCTGCTTTTCCCGCCCCGTCGACGATTGCCGAAGATGCATTCGCCGATCTCCCCTTGCTCGCCACCGAAGCCGTGCCGCCGCGTATCGCCGCCGCCTTGCAAGCCATGCGCGACGGTCGCGCGGTCGTGCTGCAGGACGACCATGATCGCGAGAACGAAGCCGATCTGATCGTGTCGGCCGAGCGTCTGTCGGTCGAAACGATGGCACTGCTGATCCGCGAATGCAGCGGCATCGTGTGCCTGTGCCTGCCCGACGACAAGATCCGCGTGCTCGAATTGCCGCCGATGGCCGTCAACAACGAAAGCCGTCATGGCACCGCGTTCACGGTATCGATCGAAGCGCGTGACGGCGTGACGACCGGCGTATCCGCGCTCGATCGCGTGACGACGATCCGCGCCGCGATCGCCGATACCGCGAAGCCGGCCGACATCGTGCGTCCGGGCCACGTGTTCCCGTTGCGCGCGATGCCCGGCGGCGTGCTGGCGCGGCGCGGCCATACCGAAGGCACGGTCGATCTCGCGATCCTCGCCGGCCTGAAGCCGGCCGGCGTGCTGTGCGAACTGATGAACGCGGACGGCACGATGACGCGCGGCGCGGACGTCGAGCGCTTCGCTGAGCAACACAACCTGCCGATGCTGACGATTGCCGAACTGGTGGAGTTTCGCGAGTCGCTCGCGCGGGTACGAGAAGGCGCGGCGGTCGAGGCTTGA